Proteins co-encoded in one Papaver somniferum cultivar HN1 chromosome 5, ASM357369v1, whole genome shotgun sequence genomic window:
- the LOC113283496 gene encoding adenylyl-sulfate kinase 3-like, whose translation MSTVRAKPVLMSSSSSSSCGLESLNTGFTKLGFIHFGELSNNVGVGLDRKLCISSVSSVRSNFLQPIKAIEDSKTTYLNGKKGDNFVRNSKDSEIQSSDCDCPGISGNKTIKVSSVGKSTNIAWHDCSVGKLDRQQLLQQKGCVIWITGLSGSGKSTVACALNRHLNHKGKLSYILDGDNVRHGLNRDLSFKAEDRAENIRRIGEVAKLFSDAGVICIASLISPYRMERDACRALVPDGEFIEVFMDVPLHICEARDSKGLYKLARAGKIKGFTGVDDPYEPPLNSEIVIQVKDGPCSSPFDMADQVVSYLEEKGFLRA comes from the exons ATGTCTACAGTCAGAGCAAAACCAGTtttaatgtcttcttcttcttcgtcttcctgTGGACTTGAATCTTTAAATACGGGGTttacgaaattagggtttatacatTTTGGGGAATTGTCTAATAATGTGGGTGTTGGATTAGATCGGAAGCTGTGTATCTCTAGTGTATCTAGTGTAAGATCAAATTTTCTACAACCGATTAAGGCGATTGAAGATTCTAAAACGACTTATTTGAATGGGAAGAAGGGTGATAACTTTGTTAGAAATTCTAAAGATTCTGAGATACAATCATCTGATTGTGATTGTCCTGGCATTTCTG GGAATAAGACTATCAAGGTCTCAAGCGTTGGAAAGTCGACAAACATTGCATGGCATGATTGTTCAGTTGGGAAGCTTGACAGGCAACAATTACTTCAGCAAAAAGGATGTGTTATATGGATTACAGGACTCAGTGGTTCAGGGAAAAGTACAGTAGCATGTGCTTTAAATCGGCACTTGAACCATAAAGGAAAGCTATCTTACATCCTTGACGGTGACAATGTTAGGCATGGCTTGAACCGGGATCTTAGTTTTAAAGCAGAGGATCGCGCGGAAAATATCCGGAGAATTG GAGAAGTAGCAAAACTCTTCTCAGATGCTGGTGTCATTTGCATTGCTAGTTTAATATCTCCATATAGAATGGAAAGAGATGCTTGCCGTGCACTAGTTCCAGATGGGGAGTTTATCGAG GTTTTCATGGATGTGCCCCTTCATATATGTGAAGCAAGGGACTCAAAAGGCCTATATAAACTTGCTCGTGCAGGAAAGATCAAAG GTTTTACTGGAGTTGATGATCCGTATGAACCACCATTGAACTCTGAG ATTGTAATACAAGTGAAAGATGGACCATGTTCTTCTCCATTTGACATGGCTGATCAAGTGGTTTCATATTTAGAGGAGAAGGGTTTCCTTCGGGCTTAG
- the LOC113283495 gene encoding WD repeat-containing protein ATCSA-1-like gives MWKVVGDRETGKLPPYQFINRVKSNRISSLELSNYKEIVSAHKGAVNSLQVDLIEGRYLLAGASDGSIAVYDVQSATKHEGNGMVAKHERILVVDKRHEQGHKYAVSSATWYPVDTGLFISGSYDQSVNVWDTNTTRVVVDFKLPGKVYRTAMSSVAGSHMLIATGTEDVQVRLCDIASGAFTHTLSGHRDGVMAVEWSTSSEWVLVTGGCDGAIRFWDIRRAGCFQVLDQSRSQLGRRPPLLEHFPTKVSTPKSFSAGQSSTIKVRAPQKKTANGTGAKRVPSLYRVPSQTKGSTGKRLHPGLLSSNDRATAHYGAVTGLKVTENGMYLLSAGSDSRLRLWDIESGCNTLVNYEVKRIEPRKALQLATTQDSSLVFVPCMATIKAFDVWSGRTSETFRGHYENVNCCWFNSQDQEMYTGSNDRQILVWSPPKIRLDEMDGGGNSEQDQDCWSD, from the exons ATGTGGAAGGTGGTCGGAGATAGAGAAACTGGTAAACTTCCCCCTTATCAATTTATTAACCGTGTCAAATCCAATCGCATCTCTTCTTTGGAACTTTCAAACTACAAAGAAATCGTCTCTGCTCATAAAGGAGCTGTCAATTCTCTCCAG GTTGATTTGATCGAAGGACGGTATCTGTTAGCTGGTGCTTCTGATGGTTCAATTGCAGTTTACGATGTTCAAAGTGCCACAAAACATGAAGGAAATGGCATGGTTGCGAAGCATGAGCGCATATTGGTTGTTGACAAGCGCCACGAGCAAGGTCATAAATATGCAGTGTCTTCGGCCACTTGGTATCCAGTTGACACAGGGCTTTTCATCAGTGGTTCTTATGATCAGTCTGTAAACGTATGGGATACCAATACAACACGA GTGGTAGTCGATTTTAAATTGCCTGGAAAGGTCTATCGAACAGCTATGTCGTCAGTAGCTGGTTCTCACATGCTAATTGCTACTGGAACTGAAGATGTTCAAGTTCGTCTATGTGACATTGCTTCAGGGGCATTTACACACACATTATCTGGTCATCGTG ATGGTGTAATGGCAGTCGAATGGTCTACTTCTAGTGAGTGGGTTCTGGTTACTGGCGGATGTGATGGAGCAATACGTTTTTGGGACATAAGGAGAGCAGGATGTTTTCAAGTTTTAGACCAATCTCGATCTCAACTTGGGAGACGACCGCCTCTCCTTGAACACTTCCCCACAAAA GTATCAACACCAAAATCCTTTTCAGCAGGTCAATCTTCTACCATCAAGGTGAGGGCACCACAAAAGAAAACAGCTAATGGTACTGGTGCAAAGcgggtgccatccctttatagAGTTCCAAGTCAGACCAAGGGTTCAACTGGGAAGAGATTACATCCTGGGTTGTTGTCCAGTAATGATCGTGCTACAGCTCACTATGGTGCTGTTACTGGGCTAAAAGTAACTGAAAATGGAATGTATTTGTTGAGCGCAG GCTCTGATTCACGATTGAGATTGTGGGATATTGAATCTGGCTGCAACACTCTTGTGAATTATGAAGTTAAGCGCATTGAACCCCGGAAGGCATTACAGTTGGCCACTACTCAGGATTCATCCCTTGTCTTCGTTCCGTGTATGGCAACCATCAAG GCATTTGATGTGTGGTCAGGTCGAACATCCGAGACATTTCGGGGTCACTATGAAAATGTAAATTGCTGCTGGTTTAATTCACAGGATCAG GAAATGTATACAGGTAGCAATGATAGACAAATTCTTGTGTGGTCTCCACCCAAAATACGACTTGATGAAATG GATGGAGGAGGAAATAGTGAGCAAGATCAGGACTGCTGGAGTGACTGA